A window from Telopea speciosissima isolate NSW1024214 ecotype Mountain lineage chromosome 8, Tspe_v1, whole genome shotgun sequence encodes these proteins:
- the LOC122671823 gene encoding transcription factor MYB124-like — protein MRNMKLHDAPKPETTKRKERHIVTWSQEEDDILREQISLNGTENWTIIAAKFKDKTTRQCRRRWYTYLNSDCKKGGWSPEEDMILCEAQKIFGNRWTEIAKVVSGRSDNAVKNRFTTLCKKRAKCEALSKEINISCINPNNKRVILQNGVVMSDSSDSTPPLKKMKYSGETFSCELIRECAENHQLRLPFAVLVQNLHNVGNLSAQQQVSNNTKVAFNDAEDNKVRGTFLKRDDPKVTALMQQAELLSSLALKVNTDNTNQSLENAWKELQDFLNQNKDSNLLNYRISETDFLLDDYRDLAEELACGNMGSQPSRRQHDLYEESPGSSGYSTGSTLQSHTAADKTEHQAEVCSLHQDNSCTQQRAHTREVQNDLSGCDDGISISNTQAEILRSHEESKENGVMHALSNTEFSSPLQVTPLFRSLAPKIPSPKFSESERNFLLKTLGLDSPPPHHSTNLSQPPPCRTALLPSL, from the exons ATGCGGAATATGAAGCTCCATGACGCTCCCAAGCCTGAGACCACCAAACGGAAGGAGCGTCACATCGTTACCTGGTCCCAAGAG GAAGATGATATTCTTCGGGAGCAAATTAGCCTCAATGGAACTGAAAA CTGGACGATTATTGCAGCTAAATTCAAGGATAAAACAACCAGACAGTGCAGAAGAAG ATGGTACACTTACTTGAATTCAGATTGCAAGAAAGGAGGATGGTCACCAGAAGAAGACATGATCTTATGCGAG GCTCAGAAGATATTCGGTAACAGATGGACTGAAATAGCCAAGGTGGTTTCAGGAAG ATCGGATAATGCAGTGAAAAACCGATTCACCACCTTGTGCAAGAAGAGAGCAAAATGTGAAGCCTTATCGAAGGAGATCAACATTTCATGTATAAACCCAAACAATAAGAGAGTAATACTTCAAAATGGGGTTGTAATGAGTGATTCATCTGATTCCACTCCACCCCTTAAGAAGATGAAGTACAGTGGAGAAACTTTTTCATGT GAACTCATAAGGGAATGTGCAGAGAATCACCAGCTGAGACTTCCCTTCGCAGTATTGGTTCAAAACCTCCATAATGTTGGCAACTTGTCAGCTCAGCAACAAGTCAGCAACAACACCAAAGTAGCCTTTAATGATG CTGAAGATAACAAGGTCCGGGGAACATTTCTTAAAAGGGATGATCCAAAGGTCACTGCTTTGATGCAGCAAGCGGAACTGCTCAGCTCGCTTGCACTGAAAGTTAACACAGATAACACCAACCAGAGTCTTGAAAATGCCTGGAAG gaACTGCAAGATTTCTTAAACCAAAACAAAGATAGCAATCTGCTAAACTACAGAATCTCAGAAACGGATTTTCTACTCGATGATTACAGAGACTTGGCAGAGGAATTAGCCTGTGGCAATATGGGAAGTCAGCCATCAAGGAG GCAACACGATTTATATGAGGAGTCTCCAGGCAGTTCTGGGTACAGCACAGGATCAACTCTCCAGTCCCATACAGCAGCTGATAAAACAGAACATCAAGCTGAAGTATGTTCACTGCACCAGGATAATAGTTGTACGCAACAGAGAGCTCATACAAGAGAAGTACAGAATGATCTTAGTGGTTGTGATGATGGGATTTCTATAAGCAATACTCAAG CAGAAATCTTACGTTCTCATgaagaatcaaaagaaaacGGAGTCATGCATGCCTTGTCAAACACAGAGTTCAGTTCCCCTCTCCAAGTAACTCCATTATTCCGATCATTGGCACCAAAGATCCCGAGCCCCAAATTCTCAGAAAGT GAGAGGAACTTCCTACTGAAGACACTTGGTTTGGATTCCCCACCTCCTCACCATAGCACCAACCTGTCCCAACCACCCCCTTGCAGAACGGCACTCCTCCCTAGTCTCTGA
- the LOC122671549 gene encoding UDP-galactose/UDP-glucose transporter 3, which translates to MEGHSSGFGRVFVLIFCVAGIWSAYITQGVLQETVSTKRFGPDGKRFEHLAFLNLAQNVVCLIWSFMMIKLWSRSRARGAPWWTFWSAGITNTIGPAMGIEALKYISYPAQVLAKSSKMIPVMLMGTLVYGIKYTFPEYVCTFLVAGGVSAFALLKTSSKTISKLAHPNAPLGYGLCFLNLAFDGFTNATQDSITARYPKTSAWDIMLGMNLWGTIYNLIYMFGWPHGSGFEAVQFCKQHPEAAWDIFVYCLCGAVGQNFIFLTISRFGSLANTTITTTRKFVSIVVSSLLSGNPLSSKQWGCVFLVFSGLSYQIYLKWRKLQRKEKKKPM; encoded by the exons ATGGAGGGTCACAGCTCCGGATTCGGCCGCGTCTTCGTGCTCATCTTTTGCGTCGCTGGAATTTGGTCAGCTTATATCACTCAAGGAGTGCTTCAGGAAACTGT GTCTACCAAGCGGTTCGGACCAGATGGGAAACGGTTTGAGCATCTTGCATTTTTGAACCTGGCACAAAATGTAGTTTGtttaatttggtcatttatga TGATTAAACTCTGGTCTAGAAGCAGAGCCAGGGGTGCTCCATGGTGGACTTTTTGGAGTGCAGGGATCACCAACACGATTGGTCCAGCTATGGGAATTGAAGCTTTAAAGTACATCAGTTACCCAGCCCAG GTCCTGGCAAAATCCTCAAAAATGATCCCAG TGATGCTGATGGGAACCCTAGTTTATGGTATTAAATACACTTTTCCTGAGTATGTCTGCACTTTCCTTGTTGCTGGAGGGGTATCAGCATTTGCACTTTTAAAG ACTAGTTCAAAGACCATAAGCAAGCTAGCACACCCAAATGCCCCCCTTGGGTACGGGCTATGTTTCCTGAACTTAGCTTTTGATGGGTTTACAAATGCTACTCAGGACTCAATAACAGCAAG GTATCCAAAAACAAGTGCTTGGGATATAATGTTGGGAATGAATCTATGGGGTACCATTTACAACTTGATCTACATGTTTGGTTGGCCGCATGGAAGTGGATTTGAGGCAGTCCAGTTCTGCAAGCAGCATCCTGAGGCAGCATGGGACATTTTTGTCTACTGTCTATGTGGAGCGGTGGGCCAGAACTTCATCTTCCTAACTATCAGCCGCTTTGGCTCACTTGCTaacaccaccatcaccaccacacGCAAGTTTGTGAGCATTGTAGTGTCCTCACTCCTGAGTGGGAATCCCCTGTCATCAAAGCAATGGGGGTGTGTTTTCTTGGTCTTCTCTGGGTTGTCATACCAGATCTACCTCAAGTGGAGAAAGCTgcaaagaaaggagaagaaaaagccAATGTAA
- the LOC122671548 gene encoding probable serine/threonine-protein kinase PBL3: protein MGNCFGSSAKVDSAHTTQNAFGNSKATTRTTLSLAVSSSAVSSLTVSSCGEKITTESLPTPKSEGEILSSPNLKAFSFSELKNGTRNFRPDSLLGEGGFGCVFKGWIDEQTLAAAKPGSGMVIAVKKLKPEGFQGHKEWLTEVNYLGQLHHPNLVKLFGYCLEGENRLLVYEFMPKGSLENHLFRRGAQPLSWEIRMKVAIGAARGLSFLHDAESQVIYRDFKASNILLDAEFNAKLSDFGLAKAGPTGDKTHVSTQVMGTHGYAAPEYVATGRLSAKSDVYSFGVVLLELLTGRRAVDETKIGIEQNLVGWAKPYLGDKRKLFRIMDTKLEGQYPQKGAIMAANLALQCLSSDAKVRPRMAEVLLILEQIQAPKNASRYSHPEQKKASNPAHRSPLRHRPSPLNLAPRGSPLPSRRQSPRVR from the exons ATGGGTAACTGCTTTGGTTCTTCCGCCAAAGTAGACAGCGCTCACACTACTCAGAATGCTTTTG GCAACTCAAAAGCTACAACTAGAACTACTTTATCTTTAGCAGTTTCTAGCTCAGCAGTTTCTAGCCTGACAGTCTCATCTTGTGGTGAAAAGATTACCACTGAAAGTCTTCCTACCCCGAAGTCTGAAGGTGAAATATTGTCATCGCCAAATTTGAAAGCATTTTCTTTTAGTGAGCTGAAAAATGGCACTAGAAACTTCCGTCCTGATAGTCTTCTTGGAGAGGGAGGATTTGGCTGTGTTTTTAAGGGATGGATTGATGAACAAACCCTTGCAGCTGCGAAGCCTGGATCTGGAATGGTTATTGCGGTCAAGAAACTTAAGCCAGAAGGTTTCCAAGGCCACAAGGAATGGTTG ACAGAAGTGAATTATCTTGGCCAACTTCATCATCCAAATTTGGTTAAACTTTTTGGTTATTGCTTGGAGGGAGAGAATCGGCTTTTAGTTTATGAGTTCATGCCAAAAGGCAGCTTGGAGAATCATCTTTTTAGAC GAGGGGCCCAGCCGCTATCTTGGGAAATAAGGATGAAAGTCGCCATAGGTGCTGCTAGAGGTCTCTCTTTCTTGCATGATGCCGAATCACAAGTTATATACAGGGACTTCAAGGCTTCTAATATTCTTCTGGATGCG GAATTTAATGCAAAACTTTCTGACTTTGGCTTGGCCAAGGCAGGCCCCACTGGTGATAAGACTCATGTCTCTACTCAAGTCATGGGCACTCATGGCTATGCAGCACCTGAATATGTTGCCACAG GTCGGCTCTCTGCAAAGAGTGATGTATATAGCTTTGGGGTTGTACTGTTGGAATTGTTGACTGGGCGCCGTGCTGTTGATGAAACAAAAATTGGGATAGAGCAAAACCTGGTGGGCTGGGCAAAGCCATATTTGGGTGACAAACGCAAGTTATTCCGGATTATGGACACCAAGTTGGAGGGCCAGTATCCCCAGAAAGGAGCCATCATGGCTGCCAACCTTGCCTTACAGTGCCTCAGCAGTGATGCAAAAGTCCGTCCACGTATGGCTGAGGTTTTATTAATTCTGGAacaaatccaagccccaaaaaaTGCTTCCAGATACTCCCACCCGGAACAGAAAAAGGCCTCTAATCCGGCCCACAGATCCCCACTGAGACACCGTCCTTCACCTCTCAATCTTGCACCTCGTGGTTCTCCGTTGCCATCACGCCGGCAATCCCCACGAGTTCGATAA